The following are from one region of the Granulicella aggregans genome:
- the eutC gene encoding ethanolamine ammonia-lyase subunit EutC, with translation MSDNRAALATKGDATLIEGDLRALTPARVALARTGNSITTHDTLAFARDHAQARDAVHAHLSLPTLLNELRARGLEAVAVKSAAPDRATYLRRPDLGRTLSTSAKAALQSERGDNAKPRLTIIVADGLSALATDRNAIAVIDSLLPLVQPEWELTRIVIAEQARVALGDEIGEALGAQLTVVLIGERPGLSAADSLGAYITWEPRIGRTNAERNCISNIRTEGLSPQAAAQRIAFFAKEAGLLRLTGTALKDPSEQLMLSDSESGS, from the coding sequence TTGTCTGACAACCGCGCGGCGCTGGCGACGAAGGGCGATGCCACTCTCATTGAAGGTGATCTGCGCGCATTGACGCCCGCCCGGGTAGCGCTGGCACGAACGGGCAACAGCATCACCACACATGACACGCTCGCCTTCGCCCGCGACCATGCGCAGGCCCGCGACGCGGTACACGCGCATCTGAGCTTGCCAACGCTGCTCAACGAGCTTCGGGCGCGTGGACTGGAGGCGGTCGCGGTGAAGAGCGCGGCTCCTGATCGCGCGACGTACCTCAGGCGACCAGACCTTGGCCGAACCTTAAGCACTTCGGCCAAGGCGGCGCTTCAATCAGAGCGCGGCGACAACGCTAAGCCTCGGCTTACGATCATCGTCGCGGACGGACTCTCGGCGCTGGCAACCGACCGGAACGCCATCGCAGTGATTGATTCCCTATTGCCGTTGGTGCAACCCGAGTGGGAGCTAACGCGGATCGTGATCGCGGAGCAGGCGCGTGTCGCCCTCGGCGACGAGATTGGCGAGGCCTTGGGAGCGCAGCTTACGGTGGTGCTGATCGGGGAACGGCCGGGCTTGTCTGCGGCAGACTCGCTTGGTGCCTACATCACATGGGAGCCGCGGATCGGCCGCACAAACGCCGAACGCAACTGCATCTCAAACATCCGCACAGAAGGTCTGTCTCCGCAGGCAGCCGCGCAACGCATCGCGTTCTTCGCCAAAGAAGCAGGCCTCCTCCGTTTGACTGGAACAGCGTTGAAGGATCCCTCAGAACAGTTGATGCTCAGCGATTCTGAGA